A stretch of the Parabacteroides timonensis genome encodes the following:
- a CDS encoding TonB-dependent receptor plug domain-containing protein, translating into MKTILLFIATIFLMLPSLSAQQVTMREDSTFVTSSSFFLDEVTVTAKSVINKGDKLSILPSEIQRKTATDGVELLNKMQLSRIMVDVMSGEITTPGNGEVQLRINGILVTYPEVAALNPEDIIRIEYHDSPGVRYGNAAVVIDYITRKKESGGSIRGGAFHSIGGDRTSIDDMLSANYNNGKSEFSANVRFIQRKGDWTREYNEKLLFPDHELQRKEIGEPTLFNKKVLYSNLNYSLQEKDKYIFNAQFRYSYNDFPAGYEDRKSKLYSSGSDIPLSIYDHTVEKNHIPALDLYFQRTLKNDQSLIFNLVGTYIETKNNRIYQEIRENIPETDILSEISGKKYSLIAEGIYEKRIGKSQFTGGAKHIQSYTDNQYTGTTVTDVTMNQSESFVYGEYQLKTGKWSYMANLTLSRFYYSQQNNKNEKYALQPSLRVTYNPNQDFAFRYSAALKNNTPSIAYLNDVEQPIDLLQIRRGNPGLKSFQSINQSFNAGYNKSFFGIDALVTYDYEHKPIMESVLYESGKFIRTYDNQQSFQDLAFEVAFHIKPWKDHINLSVIPGLNRYISHGNNYLHTYTMKSLRVNLDFSYRHWIANFATIVPPNRYVYGEQLMKGDLMHTLMVGYKMPAWSVMAGLYNPFIRTYRSENENWSALNPVKSDIHSNNMARTVVVKFNFNLNFGKQLKSIRKAVQNMDNDPGIISGNKD; encoded by the coding sequence ATGAAGACAATTTTATTATTTATCGCAACTATATTCTTAATGCTTCCCTCCCTATCTGCCCAGCAGGTAACAATGCGGGAAGATTCTACATTTGTTACTTCCTCTTCCTTTTTCCTGGATGAAGTGACTGTTACAGCTAAATCGGTTATAAATAAAGGAGATAAGTTATCGATATTACCTTCTGAAATTCAACGAAAAACGGCTACCGATGGAGTTGAGCTGTTGAATAAAATGCAACTATCCCGTATCATGGTAGACGTAATGTCCGGAGAAATAACTACACCAGGCAATGGAGAAGTACAGTTAAGGATTAACGGAATACTCGTCACTTATCCCGAAGTAGCTGCGCTGAACCCGGAAGATATTATCCGGATTGAATATCACGACAGTCCGGGTGTACGCTACGGAAATGCCGCAGTGGTAATCGATTATATAACACGCAAAAAAGAGTCGGGAGGCAGTATCCGTGGAGGTGCTTTCCACAGTATCGGAGGAGATCGTACCTCGATCGACGATATGCTGTCCGCCAATTATAATAACGGAAAATCAGAGTTCTCGGCAAACGTCCGTTTCATCCAGCGTAAAGGCGACTGGACACGAGAATACAACGAAAAGCTCCTGTTCCCCGATCATGAATTACAGCGAAAAGAAATTGGGGAACCTACCCTTTTCAATAAGAAAGTATTATATTCCAACTTAAACTACAGCCTGCAAGAAAAGGACAAATACATCTTCAATGCACAATTCCGGTATAGCTATAATGATTTCCCTGCCGGATACGAAGACCGCAAAAGTAAACTCTACTCTTCCGGATCAGATATACCGCTGTCTATTTACGATCATACGGTAGAAAAAAATCATATTCCAGCGTTGGATCTTTACTTTCAACGTACGCTAAAAAATGACCAATCACTAATCTTTAACCTCGTCGGCACTTATATAGAGACAAAAAACAACCGTATCTATCAGGAAATAAGAGAGAATATCCCCGAAACAGATATACTGTCCGAGATTTCCGGGAAAAAGTATTCGCTGATAGCGGAGGGTATTTACGAAAAGAGGATAGGAAAAAGTCAATTTACCGGAGGCGCGAAACATATCCAGTCATATACGGATAACCAATATACCGGAACGACAGTAACCGATGTAACCATGAATCAAAGCGAAAGTTTTGTCTATGGGGAATACCAACTGAAAACCGGTAAATGGAGTTATATGGCAAACCTTACCCTTTCCCGTTTCTACTACAGCCAACAGAATAATAAAAATGAGAAATATGCCCTGCAACCATCCCTGCGCGTCACTTACAATCCCAACCAGGATTTTGCATTTCGTTACAGTGCTGCATTAAAGAACAATACTCCCTCTATCGCCTACCTCAACGATGTGGAACAGCCCATCGACCTGTTACAGATACGCAGGGGAAATCCCGGATTGAAATCATTCCAAAGCATCAACCAATCTTTCAATGCTGGATACAACAAGTCATTTTTCGGGATAGATGCACTCGTGACTTATGATTATGAACATAAGCCGATCATGGAGTCCGTTCTTTACGAAAGCGGTAAGTTTATACGGACGTATGACAACCAGCAATCTTTCCAGGATCTCGCATTCGAAGTAGCCTTCCATATAAAGCCCTGGAAAGATCATATTAACCTGTCGGTTATACCTGGACTCAACCGCTACATCAGTCATGGCAACAACTATTTACATACCTACACAATGAAATCGCTTCGCGTCAATCTCGACTTTTCGTATCGTCACTGGATCGCCAACTTTGCCACCATTGTACCACCCAACAGATACGTTTACGGGGAACAATTGATGAAAGGAGACCTGATGCATACACTTATGGTCGGATACAAAATGCCAGCCTGGTCGGTAATGGCAGGATTATATAATCCTTTCATCCGTACATACAGATCGGAAAATGAGAACTGGTCAGCCCTCAATCCGGTAAAATCGGACATTCACAGTAACAATATGGCAAGAACGGTAGTGGTCAAATTCAACTTCAACCTGAATTTCGGCAAACAGTTAAAAAGCATTCGCAAAGCTGTTCAGAACATGGATAACGATCCGGGTATTATATCGGGGAATAAGGACTAA
- a CDS encoding PQQ-binding-like beta-propeller repeat protein: MKKAFSLFVCLLMFYTVVHGQDMKEVVIGQTMEGKDLIAHGIEFDGKVRKYKMDTTATFFMVEIAHLTKNERSYKNKGELILFDFQKGTELWRKKMNYQSDQSVLLSEGVLFNSKGIKSSFLDIQTGQEKWSKKIFPYVLDHQNSKIWAYKNGISKNLECYDTSSGTLLWTREVPHTYGWNYDGMINDSTRLIVSDGMHLVNINDGTGKSYPMKTGTTNYTGAVALGALGILTGALTGVVTMPTGGNAVVELVSNVLREDSLLYFANRTQLLCLDEQLKMKWGYPLPEELTSNSELFTYDDRLYMINYGCGYRGNFRDCSSAYEKMMMAVNIGRPFIACFDKNTGKNIYLNQLTKKKDKIEDACIKEDRNTLYLLFDDGMSFCQLADSTEIEVSPWDEKANGKLQGFLRNFFYTINPDSVSFRKIMPSDSSSCFVYNDQYDVFEVDEQMNIIRTYSPGELFFTDLTGDGYSIISQNKTQYLIDFNSKKLAVLHLPFDLYLIKGKVYTLSEDRDKILEINLKELFPERFIDNPII, translated from the coding sequence ATGAAAAAAGCATTCAGTTTATTCGTTTGTTTGTTGATGTTCTATACTGTCGTTCATGGGCAGGATATGAAGGAGGTGGTGATAGGACAAACGATGGAGGGGAAAGATTTGATAGCACATGGTATTGAATTCGATGGCAAGGTGCGGAAATATAAGATGGATACAACAGCCACTTTTTTCATGGTGGAGATAGCCCACCTGACGAAAAACGAACGGTCTTATAAGAATAAAGGAGAGTTGATTCTTTTTGATTTCCAGAAAGGAACGGAGTTGTGGAGGAAGAAGATGAATTATCAGAGCGATCAGAGCGTTTTACTTTCTGAAGGCGTTTTGTTTAATTCGAAAGGTATTAAAAGTTCTTTCCTGGATATTCAGACCGGACAGGAAAAATGGAGTAAGAAAATATTTCCTTATGTACTGGATCATCAAAACAGCAAAATCTGGGCTTACAAGAATGGAATTTCGAAAAACCTAGAATGCTACGATACAAGCTCCGGAACACTTTTATGGACTCGGGAAGTACCCCATACATATGGTTGGAATTATGATGGGATGATAAATGATTCGACCAGGCTAATTGTTTCCGACGGGATGCATCTAGTGAATATCAACGATGGGACAGGGAAGAGTTATCCGATGAAGACTGGGACAACTAATTATACCGGAGCGGTTGCATTAGGCGCTTTAGGCATATTGACCGGTGCTCTGACTGGGGTAGTTACAATGCCGACCGGAGGAAATGCGGTTGTAGAGTTGGTCTCAAACGTTTTGAGAGAAGATTCCTTATTGTATTTTGCCAACCGGACGCAGTTGCTTTGTTTGGATGAACAATTGAAAATGAAATGGGGATACCCTCTGCCTGAGGAATTAACCTCAAATTCGGAGTTGTTTACCTATGATGACCGACTGTATATGATTAATTATGGTTGTGGTTACCGCGGAAATTTTCGGGATTGCTCTTCTGCATACGAAAAGATGATGATGGCGGTCAATATCGGAAGGCCTTTCATAGCCTGTTTTGACAAGAATACCGGTAAAAATATCTACCTGAATCAACTGACGAAAAAGAAAGACAAGATTGAGGATGCCTGTATAAAAGAAGACCGGAATACATTATATCTATTATTTGACGACGGCATGTCTTTTTGCCAATTGGCCGATAGTACGGAGATCGAGGTCTCTCCCTGGGATGAAAAGGCCAATGGTAAGTTACAAGGTTTTTTGCGCAACTTCTTTTATACGATAAATCCGGATAGTGTCTCTTTCCGTAAGATTATGCCGTCTGATTCATCCTCTTGTTTCGTATATAATGACCAGTATGATGTTTTTGAAGTTGATGAACAGATGAATATTATTCGCACCTATTCGCCTGGTGAGTTGTTTTTTACGGATCTGACAGGGGATGGATATTCTATCATCAGTCAGAATAAGACCCAATATCTGATTGATTTTAACAGTAAGAAATTGGCAGTGTTACATCTTCCCTTTGATTTATATCTGATAAAAGGTAAAGTGTATACGCTAAGTGAAGACAGGGATAAGATTCTGGAAATAAATCTGAAAGAACTTTTCCCGGAGCGATTTATTGACAACCCTATAATATAA
- a CDS encoding porin family protein has translation MKKSLLFLLLFVAFQVSAQEFHFIPKIGLNFANMTNSDGSMKPGLNIGVAGEVMMTDHFAIEPGIFYSMQGTKGKDSGVTMKIKNDYLNIPVLFKGYVYEGFNLFAGPQLGFKVSSKIKASQSGTSVSTSEGSDLFKTVDFAIVIGAGYQSPMGFLVSLNYNIGLANTINKDKMSSLIGATVDEKSRNGVLQFNVGWRF, from the coding sequence ATGAAAAAGAGCTTATTATTCTTACTTTTATTCGTTGCATTTCAGGTAAGTGCACAAGAATTCCATTTTATTCCGAAAATAGGTTTGAATTTTGCCAATATGACAAACTCTGATGGTAGTATGAAACCAGGTTTGAATATCGGGGTGGCAGGTGAAGTGATGATGACTGATCATTTTGCGATCGAACCGGGGATTTTCTATTCGATGCAGGGAACGAAAGGCAAAGATAGTGGTGTGACCATGAAAATAAAGAATGATTATCTGAATATTCCTGTTCTGTTTAAAGGATATGTATATGAGGGCTTCAATTTATTTGCCGGACCACAGTTGGGCTTTAAGGTGTCTTCAAAAATAAAAGCATCTCAATCGGGTACATCTGTTTCGACAAGTGAAGGTAGCGATTTATTTAAAACTGTCGATTTTGCTATTGTTATCGGTGCCGGTTACCAGTCGCCTATGGGATTCCTTGTTTCCCTGAATTATAATATAGGTTTGGCTAATACGATCAATAAAGATAAGATGTCTTCTCTTATAGGAGCAACAGTTGATGAAAAATCTCGTAATGGGGTACTTCAGTTCAATGTAGGCTGGCGCTTCTGA
- a CDS encoding alpha-L-fucosidase: MGPKIFSHDGKAYYMPWESTICISERWFYNTTGQKYKPVDELARLYRQCTKNDNILILNFPPARDGKIREKDIQVLNELRKQLQ; encoded by the coding sequence GTGGGACCGAAAATCTTTTCACACGATGGAAAAGCGTATTATATGCCCTGGGAGTCTACTATCTGTATCAGCGAACGCTGGTTTTATAATACGACCGGCCAAAAGTATAAACCGGTAGATGAACTTGCCCGGTTATACCGTCAGTGTACGAAGAATGATAATATCCTTATCCTGAACTTTCCACCAGCTCGTGATGGAAAGATCCGGGAGAAAGATATTCAGGTACTGAATGAGTTGCGTAAGCAACTTCAGTGA
- a CDS encoding tetratricopeptide repeat protein has protein sequence METIRQLINDNKTDEALRLLDEYIKKNASDDEAFYLRGNVYRKMGDIRQALNNYLSAIELNPDSPAQTAYNAQIKILDFYNKDMYNH, from the coding sequence ATGGAAACAATCAGACAACTTATCAACGATAATAAAACAGACGAAGCATTGCGTTTGTTGGATGAATACATTAAAAAAAACGCTTCAGACGATGAAGCGTTTTACCTGCGAGGAAATGTATATCGCAAAATGGGGGATATACGCCAGGCACTAAACAACTATCTGTCAGCTATCGAGCTCAACCCTGACAGTCCAGCACAAACAGCATATAATGCCCAGATTAAAATATTAGATTTTTATAATAAAGATATGTATAATCACTGA
- the topA gene encoding type I DNA topoisomerase, with protein MQKNLVIVESPAKAKTIEKFLGKDFKVMSSYGHIRDLKTKDFSIDVEHDYAPQYVIPADKKKLVSELKSEAKTAEQVWLASDEDREGEAISWHLYEVLGLKPENTKRIVFHEITKNAILHAIETPRDININLVNAQQARRVLDRIVGFELSPILWRKVKPALSAGRVQSVAVRLIVEREREINDFVSEAAYRVIANFTLPDGTTILKAELNKRLKDKKDVMEFLESCKTASFTIDEITKKPVKKSPAPPFTTSTLQQEAARKLGYSVSQTMMIAQRLYESGLITYMRTDSVNLSDLALGTAKEAILETYGEKYHKFRQYHTKSKGAQEAHEAIRPTYISNVEISGSAQEKKLYELIRKRTIASQMADAELERTTISVCIDDKKEKFVAVGEVITFDGFLQVYRESYDDDNEKEQDKENGLLPPVKLHEVLTLNDIVATERFTQRPPRYTEASLVRRLEELGIGRPSTYAPTIQTIQNREYVVKGDKEGTERAYSVISLAKGKIKEADKKEIVGADRNKLMPTDIGAVVNDFLMEYFPSVLDYNFTASVEKEFDAVADGEMVWTNAIDKFYKMFHPIVEETAAIKTAHKVGERELGIDPKSGNPVFVKIGRYGPVVQIGQAHTEDKEAPKPQFATLMKGQSIETITLEEALKLFDLPRTIGEYEGKEMVAAVGRFGPFIRHDGKFISIPKDLNPLSITVEEAIELIDEKRKKDEQRYLKKFDEDPDLEILNGRYGPYITYKKANYRIPKTVTNPEKLTLEDCMKIIAEAAEKPATTKKRTTKKKA; from the coding sequence ATGCAAAAGAATCTGGTAATAGTGGAGTCACCCGCCAAGGCAAAAACCATCGAAAAGTTCCTCGGGAAAGATTTTAAGGTTATGTCGAGTTACGGGCACATCCGCGATTTGAAGACAAAAGATTTTAGTATTGATGTCGAGCACGATTATGCTCCGCAGTACGTGATTCCGGCTGATAAGAAGAAGCTGGTATCCGAATTGAAATCCGAAGCTAAGACAGCCGAACAGGTATGGCTCGCATCCGATGAGGACCGCGAAGGAGAAGCTATATCCTGGCATCTGTATGAAGTTTTGGGATTGAAGCCGGAAAATACGAAACGTATTGTTTTCCATGAAATTACCAAGAATGCAATTTTGCATGCTATCGAAACACCGCGTGATATCAATATCAACCTGGTGAATGCGCAGCAGGCTCGCCGTGTATTGGATCGTATTGTGGGTTTCGAGCTTTCTCCTATCCTGTGGAGAAAGGTAAAACCAGCTTTGTCTGCCGGACGTGTGCAGTCGGTAGCTGTCCGTCTTATTGTTGAACGCGAACGTGAGATCAACGATTTCGTTTCGGAGGCAGCTTATCGTGTCATTGCTAATTTCACTCTTCCCGATGGAACGACTATCCTGAAAGCGGAATTAAACAAACGTCTGAAGGATAAGAAGGATGTTATGGAATTCCTGGAATCCTGCAAGACTGCTTCTTTCACTATCGATGAGATCACAAAAAAACCGGTAAAAAAATCGCCGGCACCTCCTTTTACAACATCTACCCTGCAGCAGGAAGCGGCTCGTAAATTGGGGTATTCCGTATCGCAGACCATGATGATCGCTCAGCGTCTGTATGAGTCCGGGTTGATTACCTATATGCGTACCGACTCGGTGAACCTGAGTGATCTGGCATTGGGAACAGCTAAGGAAGCTATTCTGGAAACTTACGGAGAAAAGTATCATAAGTTCCGCCAGTACCATACAAAAAGTAAAGGTGCACAGGAAGCGCACGAGGCTATCCGTCCTACTTATATAAGTAATGTAGAGATCAGTGGCTCTGCGCAGGAAAAGAAATTATATGAATTGATTCGTAAACGGACGATCGCTTCCCAGATGGCAGATGCTGAGCTGGAACGTACAACGATCTCTGTTTGTATCGATGATAAGAAAGAAAAATTTGTGGCTGTAGGTGAAGTGATCACCTTTGATGGTTTCCTTCAGGTGTATCGCGAAAGCTACGATGATGATAATGAAAAAGAACAGGATAAGGAGAATGGTTTATTACCTCCTGTTAAATTGCATGAAGTTTTGACTTTGAATGATATCGTGGCAACGGAACGTTTTACACAACGTCCACCGCGTTATACGGAAGCCAGCCTTGTTCGTCGTTTGGAAGAACTGGGTATCGGACGTCCTTCTACTTATGCTCCGACGATTCAAACGATCCAGAATCGTGAGTATGTAGTAAAAGGGGATAAAGAAGGGACCGAACGTGCTTATAGTGTTATCTCGTTGGCTAAAGGCAAGATCAAAGAGGCTGATAAGAAGGAGATAGTGGGGGCAGACCGTAATAAGTTAATGCCTACGGATATCGGAGCGGTAGTTAATGACTTCCTGATGGAATATTTCCCTTCTGTTTTGGATTATAACTTTACGGCTAGTGTCGAGAAGGAGTTTGATGCCGTGGCAGATGGCGAAATGGTCTGGACAAATGCGATAGATAAGTTCTATAAAATGTTTCATCCGATCGTGGAAGAAACAGCTGCTATAAAAACGGCCCATAAGGTGGGAGAACGTGAGTTGGGTATCGATCCGAAAAGTGGAAATCCTGTCTTTGTGAAGATCGGCCGTTATGGTCCGGTTGTGCAGATCGGTCAGGCACATACGGAGGATAAAGAAGCTCCGAAGCCTCAGTTTGCCACTTTGATGAAAGGTCAGTCAATCGAAACGATCACGTTGGAAGAAGCGTTGAAGCTATTCGACCTACCTCGTACGATCGGCGAATATGAAGGAAAAGAAATGGTTGCAGCAGTAGGACGTTTCGGACCTTTTATCCGTCATGACGGGAAATTTATCTCTATCCCGAAAGATCTGAATCCTCTTTCTATTACAGTAGAAGAGGCTATCGAATTGATCGATGAGAAACGTAAGAAAGACGAACAACGTTATCTGAAGAAGTTCGATGAAGATCCTGATCTGGAAATATTGAACGGTCGTTATGGCCCTTATATAACTTATAAGAAGGCAAATTACCGTATTCCGAAGACGGTTACTAATCCTGAAAAGCTGACGTTGGAAGATTGCATGAAGATCATTGCCGAGGCGGCAGAAAAACCTGCGACAACGAAAAAACGGACTACAAAGAAAAAGGCCTGA
- the argS gene encoding arginine--tRNA ligase — protein MVIEQQITGAIIAGIKELYGADVAAGQIQLQKTKKEFKGHLTLVVFPFLRASKKSPEQTAQEIGEYLQKNEPAVSEFNVIKGFLNLTVAGPYWIDLLNTVNVQPSYGIIPVTDQSPLVMIEYSSPNTNKPLHLGHVRNNLLGYSLSEIMKANGNKVVKTNIVNDRGIHICKSMLAWQKWGNGVTPESSGKKGDHLIGDFYVLFDKHYKQELKELEAKGLTKEEAEAQSSLMAEAREMLRKWEAGDTEVRALWEKMNNWVYAGFDETYKMMGVDFDKIYYESQTYLEGKGKVMEGLEKGIFYRREDGSVWADLTKDGLDEKLLLRADGTSVYMTQDIGTAKLRFDDYPINKMIYVVGNEQNYHFQVLSILLDKLGFEFGKGLVHFSYGMVELPEGKMKSREGTVVDADDLMEEMISTAHEISQELGKLDEMTPEEAANISRVVGLGSLKYFILKVDPRKNMTFNPKESIDFNGNTGPFIQYTYARICSVLRKAAEQGIVLPEQLPANTPISEKEEGLIQMIADYAVTVKEAGKEYSPAYIANYIYDLVKEYNQFYHDFSILREENAEIKQFRLVLSANVAKIVKSGMSLLGIEVPERM, from the coding sequence ATGGTTATTGAACAGCAGATCACCGGTGCAATCATTGCCGGCATAAAAGAACTGTACGGAGCAGATGTTGCAGCCGGTCAGATACAGTTGCAAAAGACAAAGAAAGAGTTTAAAGGACATCTTACCCTGGTTGTGTTCCCTTTCCTTCGCGCATCGAAGAAATCACCGGAACAGACTGCACAGGAAATCGGCGAATACCTGCAGAAAAATGAACCGGCCGTATCTGAATTCAATGTGATCAAAGGTTTCCTGAACCTGACAGTTGCCGGTCCTTACTGGATTGATCTGTTGAATACGGTCAACGTACAACCATCCTACGGGATCATTCCTGTCACAGATCAATCCCCTCTGGTGATGATCGAATATTCTTCCCCCAATACAAACAAACCTTTGCATTTAGGACACGTACGTAACAACCTGCTTGGTTACAGTTTGTCTGAAATCATGAAGGCCAACGGAAACAAAGTGGTTAAAACCAATATCGTAAACGACCGCGGTATCCATATTTGTAAATCGATGCTTGCCTGGCAGAAATGGGGTAACGGCGTTACACCCGAATCATCCGGCAAAAAAGGGGATCACCTGATCGGCGATTTCTATGTACTGTTCGACAAACACTACAAACAGGAATTAAAAGAGTTGGAAGCTAAAGGTCTGACAAAAGAAGAAGCAGAAGCCCAGTCTTCACTCATGGCCGAAGCCCGCGAAATGCTTCGCAAATGGGAAGCCGGAGATACAGAAGTTCGTGCTTTGTGGGAAAAGATGAACAACTGGGTATATGCCGGTTTCGATGAAACCTACAAGATGATGGGCGTAGACTTCGACAAGATCTATTACGAATCTCAAACCTATCTGGAAGGAAAAGGTAAAGTAATGGAAGGACTTGAAAAAGGGATCTTCTATCGCCGCGAAGACGGTTCTGTATGGGCCGACCTGACCAAAGACGGACTCGATGAGAAACTATTGCTCCGTGCCGATGGTACTTCCGTTTATATGACACAGGACATCGGTACTGCCAAACTGCGTTTTGACGATTACCCGATCAACAAAATGATCTACGTGGTTGGAAATGAACAAAATTACCATTTTCAGGTACTTTCTATCCTGCTCGATAAACTGGGCTTCGAATTCGGGAAAGGTCTGGTACACTTCTCTTACGGTATGGTAGAACTGCCGGAAGGAAAGATGAAGAGTCGTGAAGGTACTGTTGTCGATGCCGATGACCTGATGGAAGAAATGATCAGCACTGCCCACGAAATATCACAGGAATTAGGCAAATTAGACGAAATGACTCCGGAAGAAGCCGCCAATATTTCCCGCGTTGTCGGTTTAGGTTCCCTGAAATACTTCATCCTGAAAGTCGATCCGCGTAAAAATATGACCTTCAATCCGAAGGAATCGATCGACTTTAACGGTAACACCGGCCCATTCATCCAGTATACCTATGCCCGTATCTGTTCTGTTTTGCGTAAAGCGGCCGAACAAGGCATTGTCTTACCGGAACAATTACCGGCAAATACGCCTATATCAGAAAAAGAAGAAGGGTTGATCCAAATGATCGCAGACTATGCAGTAACAGTAAAAGAAGCCGGCAAAGAATACAGCCCGGCATACATTGCTAACTATATCTACGACCTGGTAAAAGAGTATAACCAATTCTACCACGACTTCTCCATCCTTCGCGAAGAGAATGCCGAGATCAAACAATTCCGTCTGGTATTATCTGCCAACGTCGCTAAAATAGTAAAATCCGGTATGTCGTTACTGGGTATCGAAGTTCCGGAAAGAATGTAA